The following coding sequences are from one Burkholderia stabilis window:
- a CDS encoding PDR/VanB family oxidoreductase yields MQANRHQVRIDALIDAAQDIRCFRVSRVDGQPFDAYEPGAHIDVTAPSGITRQYSLCGNPDERGSYLFAVKKEAQSRGGSRSLHDDVTIGAELSIGAPRNLFRLTDDASEHVLIAAGIGITPLLSMAYALHRRGARYRLHYFARSREHAAFVDELSAEPFASHVTFHFGIEPDALAVELGRCVESIDTHAHVYTCGPAPFMDAVVAAAATRIPDDSIHLERFAAEPAVADAGTGAADGFEVRLQRSGQSVRVTPDTSIVDALARIGIEVDTSCGEGVCGTCMVPVVDGEPDHRDHCLSKAERASNTVICCCVSRARSAVLVLDL; encoded by the coding sequence ATGCAAGCGAACCGCCACCAGGTCCGGATCGACGCGCTGATCGACGCGGCGCAGGACATCCGCTGTTTCCGGGTTTCGCGCGTCGACGGCCAGCCGTTCGACGCGTACGAACCGGGCGCCCATATCGACGTCACCGCGCCGTCCGGCATCACGCGGCAATACTCGTTGTGCGGCAACCCCGACGAGCGCGGCAGCTACCTGTTCGCGGTGAAGAAGGAAGCGCAGTCGCGCGGCGGCTCGCGCTCGCTGCACGACGACGTGACAATCGGCGCCGAGCTGTCGATCGGCGCGCCGCGCAACCTGTTTCGTCTGACGGATGACGCAAGCGAGCACGTGCTGATCGCAGCCGGCATCGGCATCACGCCGCTGCTGTCGATGGCGTATGCGCTGCACCGGCGCGGCGCGCGCTACCGATTGCATTACTTCGCGCGCAGCCGCGAACATGCGGCGTTCGTCGACGAGTTGTCGGCCGAGCCGTTTGCGTCGCACGTGACGTTTCATTTCGGCATCGAGCCCGATGCGCTCGCGGTTGAACTCGGCCGGTGCGTCGAGTCGATCGATACGCACGCGCATGTCTATACATGCGGCCCGGCACCGTTCATGGACGCGGTCGTCGCGGCAGCCGCGACGCGCATTCCCGACGATTCGATCCATCTCGAGCGCTTCGCCGCGGAACCGGCCGTTGCCGATGCAGGCACCGGCGCAGCCGACGGCTTCGAAGTGCGTCTGCAACGCAGCGGGCAATCGGTGCGCGTCACGCCCGACACGTCGATCGTCGACGCGCTCGCGCGCATCGGCATCGAGGTCGATACGTCATGCGGCGAAGGTGTGTGCGGCACCTGCATGGTGCCGGTCGTCGATGGCGAGCCCGATCATCGCGATCACTGCCTGAGCAAAGCCGAACGCGCGAGCAACACGGTGATCTGCTGCTGCGTGTCGCGTGCGCGCTCGGCGGTGCTCGTCCTCGATCTCTGA
- a CDS encoding LysR family transcriptional regulator, whose translation MTSVDHLDLNLLRVFQAIVEERSLTKAGERLALSQPAVSYSLGRLRTLFDDPLFVRTRSGMQPTPVALELASIVGKALDMVRVALRYAERFDPATSTRTFRLSLSDAGEMAYLPAICKVLRERAPRVTLSVQPMPVEEIEEALRASRLDFAIGNLPELMPRTRHQVLFEETYVCMMGRRRGLPAGAALSLEQFVRAAHVNVKSVEHSHHALDDALRAQGVGRNIALEVPHFVALPSVLSVTDLYATLPKRLAQILNRDNAFRLYELPVTLPPAPVTMHWHEHFHEDEGNAWMRALLAEIVERFDDA comes from the coding sequence ATGACGTCGGTCGATCATCTCGATCTGAACCTGTTGCGCGTGTTCCAGGCGATCGTCGAGGAACGCAGCCTGACGAAAGCCGGCGAGCGGCTCGCGCTGTCGCAGCCGGCCGTCAGTTACTCGCTCGGCCGGCTGCGCACGCTGTTCGACGATCCGCTGTTCGTGCGCACGCGCTCGGGCATGCAGCCGACGCCCGTCGCGCTCGAACTCGCGAGCATCGTCGGCAAGGCGCTCGACATGGTGCGCGTGGCGCTGCGCTATGCGGAGCGCTTCGATCCGGCCACCAGCACGCGCACGTTCCGGCTGTCGCTGTCGGATGCGGGCGAGATGGCGTACCTGCCGGCGATCTGCAAAGTGCTGCGCGAGCGCGCGCCGCGCGTGACGCTGAGCGTGCAGCCGATGCCGGTGGAGGAGATCGAGGAAGCGCTGCGCGCGAGCCGGCTGGATTTCGCGATCGGCAACCTGCCGGAATTGATGCCGCGCACGCGTCACCAGGTGCTGTTCGAGGAAACCTACGTGTGCATGATGGGCCGCCGGCGCGGGTTGCCGGCCGGCGCCGCGCTGAGTCTCGAGCAGTTCGTGCGCGCCGCGCACGTCAACGTGAAATCGGTCGAGCACAGCCACCACGCGCTCGACGATGCGTTGCGCGCGCAGGGCGTGGGCCGCAACATTGCGCTCGAAGTGCCGCACTTCGTCGCGCTGCCGAGCGTGCTGTCGGTCACCGATCTGTATGCGACGCTGCCGAAGCGCCTCGCGCAGATCCTGAACCGCGACAACGCGTTTCGCCTCTACGAGCTGCCCGTCACGCTGCCGCCCGCGCCGGTGACGATGCACTGGCACGAGCACTTCCACGAGGACGAGGGCAACGCGTGGATGCGCGCGCTGCTGGCCGAGATCGTCGAGCGTTTCGACGACGCGTGA
- a CDS encoding MFS transporter, translating to MYPTDTVQSPSAARPLADRQLRRIVIASVAGNAMEWYDFFVYGTAAALVFGHVFFPPGASPLAGSLAAFAAFALGFVARPLGGIVFGHVGDRYGRKASLVWTLLIMGASTFAIGLLPTYAQAGIWAPAALVALRLLQGVASGGEWGGGVLMISENAPPEQRGCYAAWSQLGVGGGFVLSSAAFLAAQALPDDAFRAWGWRLPFLASILIFAIGIYIRRHLPESRDFEQAGKRGQHTHLPIVECIRRHPKEILLAMGLRVAENGGAYIFLAFSLVYGKYVGIPNGVMLTGVMIAMIVEMGAMLAWGRLSDRIGRKPVYLIGALSLVACAFPFFWLLDTRVTPLVWLALTVGTAVSHGAMIGTLPALVGELFSTEVRYSGVALGHEVASIFAGGMSPLIATALLARYHASWPVSLFLVALGLVTVATLCVMRETRVAPENVGRGDAG from the coding sequence ATGTACCCGACCGACACCGTGCAATCCCCGAGCGCCGCCCGGCCGCTCGCCGACCGGCAACTGCGCCGGATCGTCATCGCCTCCGTCGCCGGCAACGCGATGGAGTGGTACGACTTTTTCGTGTACGGCACAGCCGCCGCGCTCGTGTTCGGCCACGTGTTCTTTCCGCCCGGCGCGTCGCCGCTCGCGGGCAGCCTAGCCGCATTCGCGGCCTTCGCGCTCGGCTTCGTCGCGCGGCCGCTCGGCGGGATCGTGTTCGGCCACGTCGGCGACCGCTACGGGCGCAAGGCGTCGCTCGTATGGACGCTGCTGATCATGGGTGCATCGACCTTCGCGATCGGCCTGCTGCCGACCTACGCGCAGGCCGGCATCTGGGCGCCGGCCGCGCTCGTTGCACTGCGCCTGCTGCAAGGCGTCGCGTCCGGCGGCGAATGGGGCGGCGGCGTGCTGATGATCAGCGAGAACGCGCCGCCCGAACAGCGCGGCTGCTACGCGGCGTGGAGCCAGCTCGGCGTGGGCGGCGGCTTCGTGCTGTCGTCCGCCGCGTTTCTCGCCGCGCAGGCGCTGCCGGACGATGCGTTCCGCGCGTGGGGCTGGCGGCTGCCGTTCCTCGCGAGCATCCTCATCTTCGCGATCGGCATCTATATCCGCCGCCATCTGCCGGAAAGCCGCGACTTCGAGCAGGCCGGCAAGCGCGGGCAGCACACGCACTTGCCGATCGTCGAATGCATCCGCCGCCACCCGAAGGAAATCCTGCTCGCGATGGGGCTGCGCGTGGCCGAGAACGGCGGCGCATACATCTTCCTCGCGTTCTCGCTCGTCTACGGCAAATATGTCGGTATCCCGAACGGCGTGATGCTCACCGGCGTGATGATCGCGATGATCGTCGAGATGGGCGCGATGCTCGCGTGGGGCCGGCTGTCCGACCGGATCGGCCGCAAGCCCGTGTACCTGATCGGCGCGTTGAGCCTCGTCGCGTGCGCGTTCCCGTTCTTCTGGCTGCTCGACACGCGCGTGACGCCGCTCGTGTGGCTCGCGCTCACGGTCGGCACGGCCGTCAGTCACGGCGCGATGATCGGCACGCTGCCCGCGCTCGTCGGCGAGCTGTTCAGCACCGAGGTGCGTTATTCGGGCGTCGCGCTCGGGCATGAAGTCGCATCGATCTTCGCGGGCGGGATGTCGCCGCTGATCGCGACCGCGTTGCTCGCGCGCTATCACGCGTCATGGCCGGTGTCGCTGTTCCTCGTCGCGCTCGGGCTCGTGACGGTCGCGACGCTGTGCGTGATGCGCGAGACGCGTGTCGCGCCTGAGAACGTCGGGCGCGGCGACGCGGGATGA